The window CACAGAGGCTCAGAGATAGGACCAGGATGGGGACAGTGGAAGAGGACTTACAATAACATCCCCAAATTGGTCCTCATTCTCTTGCTCTGCTCAAACAGCTGTGAGAAGCCGAAGTGATCCTGTGCTCCAGCTGTTGCTGGGGTGGGGGTACAAAAGATAGTTCCCTTGGCAAGGCATGAGTACCAGTGGGTAAGGACATCCAGGTTTGTGTTCTAGGGATAAATGGAGCCACATGAAGTAGTCCCAGGCTTTCTCAGTAGGAAATTATGCTGGTGGCACGGTCCCCATcagccagcacaggacactggTGGGATCcccaccacccacccacacagCTTCTGGCACTATTGCTGCCAAATGGGATCTACAGCTTTCCAGGTGGCTGCAGGACCcagaaattcctgctgagaGGGACTTTCTGAAGAGCTCCCTCCAGGTCTGAGCTGATTATATGTCCTGCCAACCTTCTAAGACACTGAATTCACAGTATGTGTCACCATTTTGCTCACACCAGCAATTTCTGGTAAAGTGCTATGACTGCAGACTGGTTTCACCAGCCAAGGGAATACCAAGCCCAATTATAAACCAAGACAAAGCCCAGGTTTTCTCTCCCATAtctgaaaattatgttttccatAGGGTCACTCACCCGAGTGACATTTTTACATCACTGTTCTCTGTATAGGACAAGCTGCCATCCACATctttaaagggaaaaaggaaacaacatGGACTGCAAAACATCCTTGTACTGCCATCCACAGTTCTCTGAGCTGATGGAAAACCTGCCTCCTGAGACTCCTCTAGCAGCAATTCCTGCTACTATCAGCATATCTGGTTCCACGTCTGCATTACAGATGTGTCTGGTCAACTCAAATTATCATACAGAAAAGGTGGGACACATGCCAAGTGCTACAAAggctaaaataatttaattcacAAGCTCCTCAGAGCAAGGACTGTGTGTACACTTTCAGCAGTGCTCTTCtgttaaatatatatacaataAGAGTAAcaataatgataaaataaataacagtaATAGTAATAAAAGGTTACGCATGTGACCTAAGATTCTGTGCAATCTAAAGGTCATGGAGCTCAAGCGAGGGACAAAACGTCACTGCTCAGGATGCACTGCACTATAAAGCTTTGAGGCAGAGCATGCACAGGAAACAGCAGAAGGATCTCGGGATCAGGAGAAGGCAGATGCAGGATCCCTCCAGCTGAAAATGCCATGTAGTCTTTGGGTTTTTATTCTAGCCATTCCCTCATAGAAAGAGCTCTACATGAGGGAATGGCAGGCTCCCATGCTGGCCCCACAGCCAGTGGTTGGTGCTGTAGGTCAGAGACAGTGTCCTGAGAGCAGGTGGGAGCTCTCTGGTTATGGATGCTCAGGGGAATCCAATTGCTTTTTCCAGGACTTGTTCAAACCTGATTTCTCTCAGTCTCTGCAGTGGTGCAGGTCTCCAGTTGAGTGGCAAGGGGAGGTACCAGCGTCCCACCCGCTCCATTCCTCCAGGGAGGGAACACTGCTCTTCCCAGAGGCTCAGTGGGCAGTGGGAAGCACTTGAGGTCCTGGGGATCCTGCTGAAATTCCAGAACTTCAGCTGAAACCCCACCACACAGACCTCAGACCCTGCAAACCATGTCCCAGCCTCCGCCTGGTCCCCCGGCTTGTCTCCCTGCGGCGAATTCAGGCTCAGGTCAGGTATGCGACCTCTTGCTGATGCCACGGCTGGTGGCCTGCTTGGTCATGTCCTGGTAGGAGGCAGACTTCAGGAACCGGGGGTAGGAGTCCTTCTCCATCAAAGTGCGGGTCTTGGCTTGGGCTTCGTTGAAGCAAGCGGAGGTGGCACCTGAGAGGTTCTTGCGGGTGATCTCCCTGGTTTCGTGGTCAATATTCACCTGCAAGGAAGCAGCATCCACAAACATTAGCTGGGCATTAACTCCTCTCCTGTGGGGGCAAAAACTgttctttgcattttcagttgAAGGTGAAGCTTACAAGCTTTTCTATCCCTGTTCCAACATTAATGATTCAATGGTGATAGACCACACAATGTTACAAATGAAAGCTCTCATGCACAAGAGCACATCTTCCCGCTGATCCAAGAGCACTTCAATAAAACCCACCAGGATATTTTGTTTCCACAGGACAGAGGTAGAAAATGCTCTCACCTCTCTGGGCGCCTCACTTTGGACAAACTCCTCAAAGATCCTGTTGGCTTTGGAGGCCAGCTTGGTTTTCGACCGGGTCTTTTTGAAGTCCTCACATGCCAGCCAGAAGTCCAGGTTCTCTTCACTGAACTCTGTCTTCAGGAAGGTGTGGAAAGCAGTCACCCCACCTGGGGAGGCAAGAGAAGAGCAGTTAATGGGGCAGAAGgcagggagaaaaaggaggacCACCACCAGACATGGCACTGCACGACGAATATCACCCTGGGAGCTCAGATCATGACATGTGCAGATTTCCTTTCCCTCCAGGCAAATTCCACCCTCTGAGACACTGCTAATTGGCCTCTAGACTCCAATAAAATCCTTTCCCAGAGACAAGTAATCCTCTGGTTTTATTTATCTGACCTTTGTGTAATGAGGCTTCAGagtattttctttacagcttCGGAAAAGAGCTAATTCTACCTAAGGAGAAATCCACTGACGCATCGGTGCATCTGCAGGAACCAAGCAGCaatgcctttatttttctttctcagctgaGATCTtgggggaatgagatgctgagGATGGGAGAGTAATTACAGCAAGGATT of the Pithys albifrons albifrons isolate INPA30051 chromosome 10, PitAlb_v1, whole genome shotgun sequence genome contains:
- the LOC139676219 gene encoding regulator of G-protein signaling 16-like isoform X2: MGAKDLKTRLGILLHKPELGHGIGTSSKLQLGSRRRDSSREVLEWRESFDQLLKSKSGVTAFHTFLKTEFSEENLDFWLACEDFKKTRSKTKLASKANRIFEEFVQSEAPREVNIDHETREITRKNLSGATSACFNEAQAKTRTLMEKDSYPRFLKSASYQDMTKQATSRGISKRSHT
- the LOC139676219 gene encoding regulator of G-protein signaling 16-like isoform X3 — encoded protein: MELRSGEPSGKVKEREKGKRAHRDSSREVLEWRESFDQLLKSKSGVTAFHTFLKTEFSEENLDFWLACEDFKKTRSKTKLASKANRIFEEFVQSEAPREVNIDHETREITRKNLSGATSACFNEAQAKTRTLMEKDSYPRFLKSASYQDMTKQATSRGISKRSHT
- the LOC139676219 gene encoding regulator of G-protein signaling 16-like isoform X1 — protein: MSCWMPGCPALSMCRGLATFPITCLERAKDLKTRLGILLHKPELGHGIGTSSKLQLGSRRRDSSREVLEWRESFDQLLKSKSGVTAFHTFLKTEFSEENLDFWLACEDFKKTRSKTKLASKANRIFEEFVQSEAPREVNIDHETREITRKNLSGATSACFNEAQAKTRTLMEKDSYPRFLKSASYQDMTKQATSRGISKRSHT